A region of the Anaerotignum faecicola genome:
CTCCACTTTGCCGTCGTAGTATGCCTTTCCGTCTTTGACAGGAACACGTTTCAGTATCTTTTCCGGAAATTCCGTTCTCTCACTTCCGCTGCCCGGCCCCAGCATCACAATGCCGACAGGCCCCAGTTCGATGTCCAGAATCTCAATTCTGAGCATGTCCCCCGGCATCGCTCCCTCAATGTACAGAGGCCCGGTCGCCGGATTCCCCGGTTTTCTCACCACATTTTCAAACGTGGCCTCCTCCGGCAGAAACTGGTTGGTAAAACAGTCATACGTCTCAAATACCACAGTCTCTCCCGATCTGACGGAAGCACAGGCTGCATTGTCCTTCGAGAGCACATTCGTTATAAAATCTTTCGTTATCACTTTCATTTCGATTCTCCTGATCCTGTTTAGTTTCGCAGCTGAATTTTTCACGTTTTGGATTTTTCACGTTTCTTTCCGCTAAGTTCCGGCCATACTGTAATCAGCATCGTGCTAAAGCAGGCTGCACCGCCGAT
Encoded here:
- a CDS encoding acetamidase/formamidase family protein translates to MKVITKDFITNVLSKDNAACASVRSGETVVFETYDCFTNQFLPEEATFENVVRKPGNPATGPLYIEGAMPGDMLRIEILDIELGPVGIVMLGPGSGSERTEFPEKILKRVPVKDGKAYYDGKVE